Proteins encoded in a region of the Halarcobacter mediterraneus genome:
- a CDS encoding CCA tRNA nucleotidyltransferase, protein MFISTTKKINIPNILEKILISLNKAKIKPILVGGCVRDSLLNIPNKDFDIELFNCNNLDTVQKILEKFGSVKQVGKSFGVLILDTGTYHFDFALARVEKKTGNGHKDFEVTVDSNLTFEEASLRRDFTINSIGYDYFEDNYLDPNEGLKDLENRTLRHIKDETFIEDPLRVYRAVQFISRFNLTIDKKTFSLCKQLVEDDELKYLPKERVYEEFKKLFLKSKKPSMGFNLLKDLGVLEYFPELKVLVGCIQDKEYHPEGDVWVHTLMTLDEMAKYKTGNEYRDLYLFYALLCHDLGKPFCTEVTNEGRVTSHKHEALGVEPTINFLSRLTDEKKFIEKVVPLVKNHLTPFQLYKAESSLKAVKRLSLKCSIEDLCIVCLADCKGRTIPDKDKCDKAISWVLEKARELNISDEGLKPLVQGRDLISLGMKPSKEFKDILDYALNLQIDESLEKEEILKRIKLKFL, encoded by the coding sequence ATGTTCATATCTACAACGAAAAAAATTAATATTCCTAATATATTAGAAAAAATTCTAATTAGCCTTAATAAAGCCAAGATAAAACCTATCTTGGTAGGAGGCTGTGTTAGGGACTCCTTATTAAATATACCTAATAAAGATTTTGATATTGAACTATTTAATTGTAATAATTTAGATACTGTTCAAAAAATTTTAGAAAAATTTGGTAGTGTAAAACAAGTTGGTAAATCTTTTGGTGTACTAATCTTAGATACTGGAACTTATCATTTTGATTTTGCTCTTGCAAGAGTAGAAAAGAAAACAGGCAATGGACATAAAGATTTTGAAGTTACAGTTGATTCTAATCTTACTTTTGAAGAGGCCAGTTTAAGAAGAGATTTTACAATTAATTCTATTGGATATGACTATTTTGAAGATAACTATTTAGATCCTAATGAGGGCTTAAAAGATTTAGAAAATAGAACTTTAAGACATATAAAAGATGAAACTTTTATTGAAGACCCTTTAAGAGTTTACCGAGCTGTTCAATTTATTTCAAGATTTAATTTAACTATAGATAAAAAAACTTTCTCTTTATGTAAACAATTAGTAGAAGATGATGAATTAAAATATTTGCCTAAAGAAAGAGTTTATGAAGAGTTTAAAAAATTATTTTTAAAATCAAAAAAACCTTCTATGGGATTTAATCTTTTAAAAGATTTAGGAGTTTTAGAGTATTTCCCTGAATTAAAAGTATTAGTTGGATGTATACAAGATAAAGAGTATCATCCAGAAGGAGACGTTTGGGTTCATACTTTGATGACACTTGATGAAATGGCAAAGTATAAGACAGGCAATGAATATAGAGATCTATATTTATTTTACGCTCTTCTTTGTCATGATTTAGGAAAACCCTTTTGTACAGAAGTTACTAATGAAGGTAGAGTTACTTCTCATAAACATGAAGCTCTAGGCGTTGAGCCTACAATTAATTTTTTAAGTAGATTAACTGATGAAAAAAAGTTTATCGAAAAAGTTGTTCCACTTGTAAAAAACCATCTTACACCTTTTCAACTTTACAAAGCTGAATCAAGTTTAAAAGCAGTAAAAAGACTCTCTTTAAAATGTTCTATTGAAGACCTTTGTATAGTTTGTCTTGCTGATTGCAAAGGAAGAACAATTCCTGATAAAGATAAATGCGATAAAGCCATCTCTTGGGTTTTAGAAAAAGCAAGAGAACTAAATATCTCAGATGAAGGCTTAAAACCATTAGTACAAGGAAGAGATTTAATATCCCTTGGAATGAAACCATCAAAAGAGTTTAAAGATATTTTAGATTATGCTCTAAACCTTCAAATAGATGAAAGCTTAGAGAAAGAAGAGATTTTAAAAAGAATTAAATTAAAATTCCTTTAG
- a CDS encoding mechanosensitive ion channel family protein: MEDSVQIVTDMIGIYALNIALAIIIFVIGKYIARKLTDVFSSFMTKKKNMDETLVKFLDDIIYYILMVVVILTSLKQLGIDTTSFFAILGAAGLAIGLALKDSLGNFASGVMIIFFKPFKVGDFVEAGGTTGTVEEVGIFTTIFKTPDNQKIIVPNGAITSEKIKNVNAHDTRRVDLVVGIGYEDDIKKAKEVLNSIVEADVRVLKEKGITVAVSELADSSVNFVVRAWVNTPDYWNVKFDLTEQVKLTFDKEGISIPFPQRDVHIYNEKN; this comes from the coding sequence ATGGAAGACAGTGTACAAATTGTGACGGATATGATTGGTATTTATGCTTTAAATATTGCACTTGCAATTATTATATTTGTTATAGGGAAATATATAGCTAGAAAGCTTACTGATGTATTTTCTAGTTTTATGACAAAAAAGAAAAATATGGATGAGACTTTAGTAAAATTTCTTGATGATATAATTTACTATATCTTAATGGTAGTAGTTATTTTAACTTCTTTAAAACAGTTAGGAATAGATACAACTTCTTTCTTTGCAATTTTAGGTGCTGCAGGTCTTGCTATTGGTTTAGCGCTTAAAGATTCTTTAGGAAATTTTGCTTCTGGTGTTATGATTATCTTCTTTAAACCTTTTAAAGTAGGGGATTTTGTTGAGGCTGGTGGAACAACTGGTACAGTTGAAGAAGTAGGGATTTTTACAACTATTTTTAAAACACCAGACAATCAAAAAATTATTGTACCAAATGGAGCTATTACAAGTGAAAAGATTAAAAATGTAAATGCTCATGATACAAGAAGGGTTGATTTAGTAGTTGGCATTGGATATGAAGATGATATCAAGAAAGCTAAAGAGGTTTTAAACTCAATTGTTGAAGCAGATGTAAGAGTTTTAAAAGAAAAAGGTATTACTGTTGCAGTTTCTGAACTAGCAGATTCTTCTGTAAATTTTGTAGTTAGAGCTTGGGTTAATACACCTGATTATTGGAATGTAAAATTTGATTTAACAGAACAAGTTAAATTAACTTTTGATAAAGAAGGTATTTCAATTCCTTTCCCTCAAAGAGATGTTCATATCTACAACGAAAAAAATTAA
- a CDS encoding proline--tRNA ligase, which yields MKFSQMFIPTTKETPNDATLPSHQFLIRGGFVCQTGAGIYDYMPLGKIVLDKIRKVVKEEMDKSGANEVQFGFVTPLSLWEESGRATTMGTELLRFKDRKNADFVLSPTNEEAVVNMVKNRITSYKDLPVNLYQINTKFRDEARPRFGLMRGREFLMKDAYSFHSSAEDLKREFDLMEQTYKNVYTRLGLDFRVVDADSGAIGGSGSKEFMVLADSGEDTIVVCPDCEYGANIEAATRAKRVVPNWQETTNTPISQEKVLTEGMKTIEEVSNFLSTSQAQSIKAVMKKAVYEENTEIVVFFVRGNDELEETKACNAVNALELVDANEDEIKEAGLVAGYCGPFGLPENINFVVDEEIKDEVGLVCGANEEDYHFTGTDLSTLKDVKYFDLIAVQEGDTCSCCGGKLQYTKGIEAGHIFQLGSKYSEAMDATFLDENGKAKPFEMGCYGIGVSRLVAAVIEQNHDEKGAIWTKETAPFLVDIIVSNAKKDDELEAGLKIYEDLKALNIETIIDDRKKERFGFKMSDFELIGFPYAIVVGKKLKDGFVEIIDRMTLEKEEVEINRVSQIIFEKIKN from the coding sequence ATGAAATTTTCTCAAATGTTTATACCAACTACAAAAGAAACTCCAAATGATGCAACTTTGCCATCACATCAATTTTTGATTAGAGGTGGATTTGTTTGTCAAACAGGAGCTGGTATTTATGATTATATGCCTTTAGGGAAAATAGTACTAGATAAAATAAGAAAAGTTGTAAAAGAAGAAATGGATAAAAGTGGTGCAAATGAAGTACAGTTTGGTTTTGTAACACCTTTATCACTGTGGGAAGAATCTGGACGAGCTACAACTATGGGAACAGAATTATTAAGATTTAAAGATAGAAAAAATGCTGATTTTGTACTAAGCCCAACAAATGAAGAAGCAGTTGTAAATATGGTAAAAAATAGAATTACTTCATATAAAGATTTACCAGTTAATCTTTATCAAATTAATACCAAATTTAGAGATGAAGCAAGACCTAGATTTGGACTTATGAGAGGACGAGAATTCCTAATGAAAGATGCTTATTCTTTCCATAGTAGTGCTGAAGATTTAAAAAGAGAGTTTGATCTTATGGAGCAAACTTATAAGAATGTTTATACCAGATTAGGACTTGACTTTAGAGTTGTTGATGCAGATTCAGGAGCTATTGGTGGAAGTGGTTCAAAAGAGTTTATGGTACTTGCTGATAGTGGAGAAGATACAATCGTTGTATGTCCTGATTGTGAGTATGGTGCAAATATTGAAGCAGCAACTAGAGCTAAAAGAGTTGTACCAAATTGGCAAGAAACTACTAATACTCCAATTTCACAAGAGAAAGTTTTAACTGAAGGAATGAAAACTATTGAAGAGGTTTCAAATTTCTTAAGTACTTCTCAAGCTCAATCAATCAAAGCTGTAATGAAAAAAGCTGTTTATGAAGAAAACACTGAGATTGTTGTTTTCTTTGTAAGAGGGAATGATGAGTTAGAAGAGACAAAAGCGTGTAATGCTGTAAATGCTTTAGAATTAGTAGATGCTAATGAAGATGAGATTAAAGAAGCTGGTTTAGTTGCTGGATATTGTGGACCATTTGGATTACCTGAAAATATCAACTTTGTTGTAGATGAAGAAATAAAAGATGAAGTTGGCTTAGTTTGTGGAGCAAATGAAGAAGATTATCACTTTACAGGAACTGATTTATCAACTTTAAAAGATGTTAAATATTTTGATCTTATAGCTGTACAAGAAGGTGATACATGTTCTTGTTGTGGTGGAAAATTACAATATACAAAAGGTATTGAAGCAGGTCATATCTTCCAATTGGGTTCAAAATACTCTGAAGCAATGGATGCAACATTTTTAGATGAAAATGGGAAAGCAAAACCATTTGAAATGGGATGTTATGGTATTGGTGTAAGTAGGCTTGTTGCAGCAGTAATTGAACAAAACCATGATGAAAAAGGTGCTATCTGGACAAAAGAAACTGCACCATTTTTAGTAGATATTATTGTGTCAAATGCTAAAAAAGATGATGAGTTGGAAGCTGGACTTAAAATTTATGAAGATTTAAAAGCCTTAAATATTGAAACAATCATAGATGATAGAAAAAAGGAGAGATTTGGATTTAAAATGTCAGATTTTGAACTTATAGGTTTCCCTTATGCAATAGTGGTAGGAAAGAAACTAAAAGATGGTTTTGTTGAAATAATTGATAGAATGACTTTAGAAAAAGAAGAAGTCGAAATTAATAGAGTAAGTCAAATTATTTTTGAGAAAATAAAAAATTAA
- the hemA gene encoding glutamyl-tRNA reductase — MSYLCISFSHKNTDIQTREKLAFPNEENKDRFLKQVLNESITDEAILLSTCNRVEIIASVSNTKLASKNIIEKLANYSNLEFENLFDRADIYENDGAIHHLFSVASALDSLVIGETQIVGQLKDAFRFSLAKKYCGQNLPRALHYSFKCAAAVRNATSLGTGSVSVASTAVSKAKEIIGDTSSVKALVIGAGEMSELTIKHLLSSGFEVILISRDIKKAKMLADSFEQHIQVEEYSHLEKLLNHIPVMITATAAPYPIIKQEMVNDCAFDRFWFDIAVPRDIDDIESPNLDIYSVDDLQDIVDENMTLRAKQAKTAYSIVNKMSMEFFEWLKSLEVEPIIKHMYVKGDTVIDKKLKNAIKKGFIKAEDEENIKKLCQTVLTEYLHEPSLRLKTISKDSQCDLVVGTVQSIFGLNDNLSVFNKCEHAIKNNE; from the coding sequence ATGAGTTATTTATGTATTAGTTTTTCACATAAAAACACTGATATTCAGACAAGAGAAAAACTAGCATTCCCAAATGAAGAAAACAAAGATAGGTTTTTAAAACAAGTATTAAATGAAAGTATTACTGATGAAGCAATATTATTATCAACTTGTAATAGAGTAGAAATAATTGCTTCAGTAAGTAATACAAAACTTGCTTCAAAAAATATTATAGAAAAACTTGCTAATTATTCTAATCTTGAATTTGAAAATCTTTTTGATAGAGCAGATATTTATGAAAATGATGGAGCAATTCACCATTTGTTTTCTGTTGCTTCTGCTTTAGATTCTTTAGTAATTGGTGAAACACAAATTGTAGGACAGTTAAAAGATGCTTTTAGATTTTCATTAGCAAAAAAATACTGTGGACAAAACCTTCCAAGGGCATTACATTATTCTTTTAAATGTGCAGCAGCTGTTAGAAATGCCACAAGTTTAGGAACGGGTTCTGTTTCAGTAGCTTCAACAGCAGTTTCAAAAGCAAAAGAAATTATAGGGGATACAAGTTCAGTAAAAGCACTTGTTATTGGGGCAGGAGAAATGAGTGAACTTACAATTAAACATTTACTTTCTTCTGGTTTTGAAGTAATTTTAATAAGTAGAGATATAAAAAAAGCTAAAATGTTGGCAGATAGTTTTGAACAACATATTCAAGTAGAAGAGTATTCTCATTTAGAAAAGTTACTAAATCATATACCAGTTATGATTACTGCAACTGCAGCACCATACCCCATTATTAAACAAGAAATGGTAAATGACTGTGCTTTTGATAGATTTTGGTTTGACATAGCAGTACCAAGAGATATTGATGATATTGAATCTCCTAATTTAGATATTTATTCAGTAGATGATTTACAAGATATAGTTGATGAGAATATGACTTTAAGAGCAAAACAAGCAAAAACAGCTTATTCAATTGTAAATAAAATGTCTATGGAGTTTTTTGAATGGCTTAAATCTCTTGAAGTAGAACCGATAATAAAACATATGTATGTAAAAGGTGATACTGTAATAGATAAAAAACTTAAAAATGCTATAAAAAAAGGTTTTATAAAAGCGGAAGATGAAGAAAATATTAAAAAACTTTGTCAAACAGTTTTAACTGAATATTTACATGAACCTTCATTACGATTAAAAACTATCTCAAAAGATAGTCAATGTGATCTTGTTGTGGGAACTGTACAGTCAATTTTTGGATTAAATGATAATTTAAGTGTATTTAATAAATGCGAACATGCAATAAAAAATAATGAATAG
- a CDS encoding polyprenyl synthetase family protein, whose translation MEELQEVKNKIRSFIEECNDEKSLELLDKLATGKMLRSKLILKIAGVNEESIKLCAVVEMIHAASLLHDDVIDEADTRRGKPSINALYDNKTSIMFGDVLYSKAFTELSQMNKEVAYNVSNAVTLLSIGEMLDVNLTNEFNSSYDKYLDMIYKKTASLIEASAKSAAILAGLDKEKYALYGKNLGLAFQMIDDILDITQDSETLGKPAMLDFVEGKVTIPYLLLHERLEDKTKLESLYKKELSQDESSWIKEQMQSTNALTDSITKAKELGVEAIEAVKNENNESLIQIMSAMIEREF comes from the coding sequence GTGGAAGAGTTACAAGAAGTTAAAAACAAAATAAGAAGTTTCATTGAAGAGTGTAACGACGAAAAGAGTTTAGAGTTATTAGACAAGTTAGCAACTGGAAAGATGTTGAGGTCTAAACTTATTTTGAAAATTGCAGGTGTAAACGAAGAATCAATCAAACTTTGTGCAGTAGTTGAGATGATTCATGCAGCATCACTTCTACATGATGATGTTATTGATGAAGCTGATACTAGAAGAGGAAAGCCATCAATCAATGCCTTATATGACAATAAAACTTCAATTATGTTTGGAGATGTTTTATATTCAAAGGCCTTTACTGAACTTTCTCAAATGAATAAGGAAGTAGCATACAATGTTTCAAATGCAGTTACTCTATTAAGTATTGGAGAGATGCTAGATGTTAATTTAACAAATGAGTTTAACTCTTCATATGATAAGTATCTGGATATGATTTATAAAAAGACTGCTTCATTAATAGAAGCAAGTGCAAAATCTGCTGCTATTTTAGCTGGACTAGATAAAGAAAAATATGCACTTTATGGAAAAAACCTTGGACTTGCTTTCCAAATGATTGATGATATTTTAGATATTACTCAAGATAGTGAGACTTTAGGTAAGCCTGCAATGCTTGATTTTGTAGAAGGAAAAGTAACTATTCCTTACCTTTTATTACATGAAAGACTTGAAGATAAAACAAAATTAGAAAGTTTATATAAAAAAGAGTTATCTCAAGATGAGAGCTCTTGGATAAAAGAACAAATGCAAAGTACAAATGCACTTACTGATTCTATTACAAAAGCAAAAGAACTTGGAGTTGAAGCAATTGAAGCAGTAAAAAATGAAAATAATGAATCTTTAATTCAAATTATGAGTGCAATGATTGAAAGAGAGTTTTAA
- a CDS encoding DUF2018 family protein, with protein sequence MEKNWLLEDEDDIFTGTPKSKYFDVTRQASKEVVEDEFDKLLEKVAVMEKLLTEVKGEDFDINNEVRTQVLTNSEEIERMKKGLYLELTGDIICRLDS encoded by the coding sequence ATGGAAAAGAACTGGCTTTTAGAAGATGAAGATGATATCTTCACAGGAACACCAAAGTCTAAATATTTTGATGTAACAAGACAAGCAAGTAAAGAGGTTGTTGAAGATGAATTTGACAAGCTTCTAGAAAAAGTTGCTGTTATGGAAAAACTTTTAACAGAAGTTAAAGGTGAAGATTTCGATATTAACAATGAAGTTAGAACACAAGTTTTAACAAACAGCGAAGAGATTGAAAGAATGAAAAAAGGTCTGTACTTAGAGCTTACAGGCGATATTATTTGTAGATTAGATTCATAA
- the hisD gene encoding histidinol dehydrogenase has translation MKIINTNDANFKQEFENILARAKTDIKEVSSIVTSIIDEIVEDGNEALKKHIEKFDKWEVKSDEELQISKDDMKKAYENIDEKLKEALHIAYDRIKTYHEKQLPKSWIDFEKNGTILGQKVTPVDRAGLYIPGGKAAYPSSLLMNAIPAIVAGVEEIVVCTPTPNNEVNELLLAACYICGIEKAFKVGGASAVAAMAYGTETIPKVDVITGPGNIFVATAKKLVFGEVHIDMIAGPSEIGILADSTAKPKYLAIDLLSQAEHDEMASSIMITIDEEVAKQTSIEVENYLQTLSREEIARKSIEDRGAIIVASSMDEAIELMNEIAPEHLEVMTANSFELLPKIKHAGAIFLGENTPEPIGDYIAGPNHTLPTGSTAKFYSPLNVENFLKKSSIINFSKQAIDELGEACALLADTEGLTAHAKSVRVRLEDK, from the coding sequence ATGAAAATAATTAATACAAATGATGCAAACTTTAAACAAGAGTTTGAAAATATTTTAGCAAGAGCGAAAACTGATATTAAAGAGGTATCATCAATTGTAACTTCAATAATTGATGAAATCGTAGAAGATGGAAATGAAGCTTTAAAAAAACACATTGAAAAATTTGATAAATGGGAAGTTAAAAGTGACGAAGAACTTCAAATTTCAAAAGATGATATGAAAAAAGCTTATGAAAATATTGATGAAAAACTAAAAGAAGCTTTACATATTGCATACGATAGAATCAAAACTTATCACGAAAAACAACTTCCAAAATCTTGGATTGACTTTGAAAAAAATGGAACAATCTTAGGACAAAAAGTAACTCCTGTAGATAGAGCTGGGCTTTATATTCCTGGTGGAAAAGCTGCATATCCAAGTAGCTTACTTATGAATGCAATTCCTGCAATTGTTGCTGGTGTTGAAGAGATTGTAGTTTGTACTCCAACTCCAAACAATGAAGTAAATGAGTTATTGCTAGCTGCATGTTATATTTGTGGTATTGAAAAAGCTTTTAAAGTAGGTGGAGCATCTGCTGTTGCTGCTATGGCTTATGGTACTGAAACTATTCCAAAGGTTGATGTAATTACTGGTCCTGGTAATATTTTCGTTGCAACTGCTAAAAAGTTAGTATTTGGAGAGGTTCATATTGATATGATTGCAGGGCCTTCTGAAATTGGAATTTTAGCTGATAGTACAGCTAAACCAAAATATTTAGCAATTGACCTTTTATCACAAGCTGAGCATGATGAGATGGCAAGTTCTATTATGATTACTATTGATGAAGAAGTTGCAAAACAAACAAGTATTGAAGTAGAAAACTATTTACAAACTCTAAGTAGAGAAGAAATAGCTAGAAAATCAATTGAAGATAGAGGAGCTATTATTGTTGCTTCTTCTATGGATGAAGCAATTGAACTTATGAATGAGATTGCCCCAGAACACTTAGAAGTTATGACAGCAAACTCTTTTGAGCTTTTACCAAAGATTAAACATGCCGGAGCAATTTTCCTAGGTGAAAATACTCCTGAACCAATAGGTGATTATATTGCTGGACCAAACCACACACTTCCTACTGGAAGTACAGCTAAATTTTATAGTCCTTTAAATGTTGAAAATTTCTTAAAGAAAAGTTCAATTATCAACTTTTCTAAACAAGCAATTGATGAGTTAGGTGAAGCTTGTGCCTTACTTGCTGATACAGAAGGTTTAACAGCTCACGCAAAATCTGTTAGAGTAAGACTGGAAGATAAATAG
- a CDS encoding shikimate kinase — MSKKNNIILVGFMGVGKGTVARALVKASDYFAIDTDDLIESVENRRVKKIFEEEGEPYFRNLEKKCALWLEKNVDNTIISTGGGFFKQENIHRIGTIIYLESSFDGILNRIHSAPNAKAKLKKRPLLSNLEEAKKLYNQRVEDYKKVSDITVNVENKDLNLIVEEILGKVNENN, encoded by the coding sequence TTGAGTAAAAAAAATAATATTATACTTGTTGGTTTTATGGGAGTTGGTAAAGGAACAGTTGCTAGAGCTTTAGTTAAAGCAAGTGATTACTTCGCAATTGATACTGATGATTTAATTGAAAGTGTTGAGAATAGAAGAGTTAAAAAAATTTTTGAAGAAGAGGGTGAACCTTACTTTAGAAATTTAGAAAAAAAGTGTGCTCTTTGGCTTGAAAAAAATGTTGATAATACAATTATCTCAACAGGTGGAGGATTTTTTAAACAAGAAAATATCCATAGAATAGGAACAATAATCTATTTAGAATCAAGCTTTGATGGGATTTTAAATAGAATACATTCTGCACCTAATGCAAAAGCAAAACTTAAAAAAAGACCTCTTTTAAGTAATTTAGAAGAAGCAAAAAAACTTTATAATCAAAGAGTTGAAGATTACAAAAAAGTTTCAGATATAACAGTAAATGTTGAAAACAAAGATTTGAATTTAATAGTAGAAGAAATTTTAGGAAAAGTAAATGAAAATAATTAA
- a CDS encoding 1-aminocyclopropane-1-carboxylate deaminase/D-cysteine desulfhydrase gives MNCINSPIEEIKFKNQNIYLKRDDLLDEHFSGNKARKFYYYLVSDLKDIEKIISFGSAQANSLYSLSVLGKMKNLNIDFYVNHISSYLKENPHGNYKAALKNGVNIIEDENFDFEKYELNKNEILIEEGARVKEAEFGIKILAQEIKKWAEENKIKNLKVFLPSGTGTTAVFLQKHLNFEVFTVACVGGSEYLKKQFFHLESNEKFHPKIIEMPKKYHFGKLYREFYEAYNELLVTTKIEFDLLYDPLGFLSMQKYLESNIKKDEILYIHQGGILGNESMKARYERKFNK, from the coding sequence ATGAATTGTATAAACTCCCCAATAGAAGAAATTAAATTTAAAAATCAAAATATATATTTAAAAAGAGATGACCTTTTAGATGAACATTTTTCAGGTAATAAAGCACGAAAGTTTTACTATTATTTAGTAAGTGACTTAAAAGATATAGAAAAAATTATAAGTTTTGGTTCTGCCCAAGCAAACTCTTTGTACTCTTTATCTGTTTTAGGAAAGATGAAAAATCTTAATATTGATTTTTATGTAAATCATATTAGTTCATATCTAAAAGAAAATCCTCATGGAAACTACAAGGCTGCTTTAAAAAATGGTGTAAATATAATCGAAGATGAAAATTTTGATTTTGAAAAATATGAGTTGAATAAAAATGAAATTTTAATTGAAGAAGGAGCAAGGGTAAAAGAAGCTGAATTTGGTATAAAAATATTAGCACAAGAGATTAAAAAGTGGGCAGAAGAAAATAAAATAAAAAATCTAAAAGTATTTTTACCAAGTGGCACTGGAACAACTGCTGTTTTTTTACAAAAACATTTAAATTTTGAAGTTTTTACAGTAGCTTGTGTTGGGGGAAGTGAGTATTTAAAAAAACAATTTTTTCACTTGGAAAGTAATGAAAAATTTCATCCAAAAATAATAGAAATGCCAAAAAAATATCACTTTGGGAAACTTTATAGAGAGTTTTATGAAGCTTATAATGAATTATTAGTAACTACAAAAATAGAGTTTGATTTACTTTATGATCCCTTAGGTTTTTTAAGTATGCAAAAATATTTAGAAAGTAATATAAAAAAGGATGAAATTCTATATATTCATCAAGGTGGAATATTAGGAAATGAGAGTATGAAAGCTCGATATGAGAGAAAATTCAATAAGTAA